CGCCTGAAGGAGGAGAGCCAGCTCGACCTGCTGCCGGCGAAGGAGCGGATCCAGATGGAGGCCGAGCTCGAGAAGCTCGAGGCGAACCTGGGCGGCGTCGCCGACCTGCGCCGCCAGCCGGACGCGGTCTTCATCATCGACCTGAAGAAGGAGATGCTCGCGGTCCGCGAGGCACGCCGGCTGAAGCTGCCGGTGATCGCGCTCGTCGACACGAACTGCGACCCGGACGAGGCCGAGTACGTGATCCCGGGCAACGACGACGCGATCCGATCCGGCTCGCTGCTGACCCGCGTGGTGGCAGACGCCATCGCCGCCGGCATGTCGGCTCGCCCGCCGGAGGTCATCGCCGCCGCCGAGGCGGCCGCAGCTTCCAGCGTCACCCTGACCGCAGGCAGCGAAGAGCCGCCGGCGGAGTGGGAGATCATGCTGGCGCAGCAGGAGACCGAGACCAAGAAGGCGAAAGGCTCAGCCCCCGAGGCTGCAGCCAAGCCCGCCGCTCCCGCAGCCCCGGCGAAGGCAGCAGCCCCCGCAGCGGCACCGGCTGCCGAGGCGCCCGCAGAGGACGCCGAACCGGAGGCCGACCCATTCCAGCGCCTTCTCGATGACACACCCCTCCCGGGTGAGGAC
The sequence above is a segment of the Actinomycetota bacterium genome. Coding sequences within it:
- the rpsB gene encoding 30S ribosomal protein S2, giving the protein RLKEESQLDLLPAKERIQMEAELEKLEANLGGVADLRRQPDAVFIIDLKKEMLAVREARRLKLPVIALVDTNCDPDEAEYVIPGNDDAIRSGSLLTRVVADAIAAGMSARPPEVIAAAEAAAASSVTLTAGSEEPPAEWEIMLAQQETETKKAKGSAPEAAAKPAAPAAPAKAAAPAAAPAAEAPAEDAEPEADPFQRLLDDTPLPGEDIEEELKAKYKDEDEVKHR